The Pseudomonas baetica genome includes a region encoding these proteins:
- a CDS encoding RNA polymerase sigma factor — MFASPDSPAASSDESLLARYREGDGAAFETLYARHRQGLYRFLLGLSGKAEMADEVFQETWLSLIRSASQPQGRATFRTWLFQIARNRLIDHWRKHGAHQPLHDSYDEQAHAVSDEATDPEQLLSLSRNSQRLETALQTLPADQREVFLLRAHGDLDLAQIASLTDTPLETVKSRLRYAQQKLRRLLAEEVLT; from the coding sequence CTGTTTGCGTCGCCCGACAGCCCGGCCGCCAGCAGCGATGAATCGCTGCTGGCGCGTTATCGCGAGGGCGACGGCGCGGCGTTCGAGACCTTGTACGCCCGTCATCGTCAGGGCCTTTATCGATTTCTGCTCGGTTTGAGCGGCAAAGCGGAAATGGCCGACGAAGTCTTCCAGGAAACCTGGCTGAGCCTGATCCGCAGCGCCAGTCAGCCACAAGGCCGGGCGACCTTTCGTACATGGCTGTTCCAGATTGCCCGCAACCGCCTGATCGACCACTGGCGCAAGCACGGCGCCCATCAACCGCTGCACGACAGTTACGACGAACAAGCGCACGCTGTCAGCGACGAGGCGACCGATCCCGAACAGTTGCTGAGCCTCAGCCGCAACAGTCAGCGCCTGGAAACCGCCCTGCAAACCCTGCCCGCCGACCAGCGCGAAGTGTTCCTGCTGCGCGCCCACGGCGACCTCGACCTGGCACAAATCGCCAGCCTTACCGACACGCCGCTGGAAACCGTCAAAAGCCGCTTGCGCTACGCCCAGCAAAAACTGCGTCGGCTGCTGGCAGAGGAGGTACTGACATGA